A portion of the Enterobacter sp. SA187 genome contains these proteins:
- a CDS encoding MFS transporter: MTDLSRNVRWQLWIVAVGFFMQALDTTIVNTALPSMAQSLGESPLHMHMVIVAYVLTVAVMLPASGWLADKVGVRNVFFSAIVLFTLGSLFCARAATLDELVMARVLQGVGGAMMVPVGRLTVMKIVPRAQYMAAMTFVTLPGQVGPLLGPALGGVLVEYASWHWIFLINLPVGILGAIATLWLMPNYTLQTRRFDMWGFVLLALGMAALTLALDGQKADGQSPLLPILLVAAGVVALLLYLRHARNNERALFRLTLFRTRSFSLGLLGSFAGRIGSGMLPFMTPVFLQIGLGFSPFHAGLMMIPMVLGSMGMKRIVVQVVNRFGYRRVLVGSTLGLALVSLLFMTTALLGWYYLLPVVLFMQGMINSMRFSSMNTLTLKDLPDELASSGNSLLSMVMQLSMSIGVSVAGLLLGLFGQHHLTADSGVAHHVFIYTWLCMAAIIALPALVFARVPNDASKNVLIARRKRR; this comes from the coding sequence ATGACCGACCTGTCCAGGAACGTACGCTGGCAATTGTGGATCGTCGCCGTGGGCTTTTTCATGCAGGCGCTGGATACCACCATTGTGAATACCGCCCTCCCCTCGATGGCGCAAAGCCTCGGGGAGAGTCCGCTGCATATGCATATGGTGATCGTCGCCTATGTGCTGACGGTGGCGGTGATGCTACCCGCCAGCGGCTGGCTGGCGGATAAAGTTGGCGTGCGTAATGTTTTTTTCAGCGCCATCGTGCTGTTCACGCTTGGCTCACTGTTCTGCGCCCGCGCCGCCACCCTGGATGAGCTGGTAATGGCCCGCGTATTACAGGGCGTCGGCGGGGCGATGATGGTGCCGGTCGGACGGCTGACGGTGATGAAAATCGTGCCCCGCGCGCAGTATATGGCGGCGATGACCTTCGTCACCCTGCCCGGCCAGGTGGGGCCGCTGTTAGGCCCGGCGCTCGGCGGCGTGCTGGTGGAGTATGCCTCCTGGCACTGGATCTTTTTGATTAATCTGCCGGTGGGCATTCTCGGCGCCATCGCCACGCTGTGGCTGATGCCGAACTACACCCTGCAAACCCGCCGTTTCGATATGTGGGGGTTTGTGCTGCTGGCGCTGGGCATGGCGGCGCTGACGCTGGCGCTGGACGGACAAAAAGCAGACGGACAGTCTCCGCTGTTGCCGATCCTGCTGGTGGCGGCAGGCGTGGTGGCGCTGCTGCTCTATCTGCGTCACGCCAGAAACAATGAGCGCGCGCTGTTCCGGTTAACGCTGTTTCGCACCCGCAGTTTTTCCCTCGGCCTGCTCGGCAGCTTCGCCGGACGCATCGGCAGCGGCATGTTGCCCTTTATGACGCCGGTGTTTTTGCAGATTGGCCTCGGTTTTTCGCCGTTTCACGCCGGGCTGATGATGATCCCGATGGTGCTCGGCAGCATGGGCATGAAGCGGATTGTGGTGCAGGTGGTCAACCGTTTCGGTTATCGCCGGGTGCTGGTGGGCAGCACGCTCGGGCTGGCGCTGGTCAGCCTGCTGTTTATGACCACCGCGCTGCTCGGCTGGTATTATCTGCTGCCGGTGGTGCTGTTTATGCAGGGCATGATCAACTCGATGCGCTTCTCGTCGATGAATACCCTGACGCTGAAAGATCTGCCCGACGAGCTGGCGAGCAGCGGCAACAGCCTGCTGTCGATGGTGATGCAGCTGTCGATGAGCATCGGGGTTTCCGTGGCCGGGCTGCTGCTCGGCCTGTTCGGTCAGCACCATCTGACGGCGGACAGCGGCGTGGCGCATCACGTCTTTATCTATACCTGGCTGTGCATGGCGGCGATCATCGCCCTGCCCGCGCTGGTGTTTGCCCGCGTACCCAACGACGCCAGTAAAAATGTACTGATTGCCCGGCGCAAAAGGAGATAA
- a CDS encoding ABC transporter ATP-binding protein: MTSSILAANNSPLLDVRDLHVDFVNGRTVTNAVRGVSFQLGREKLAIVGESGSGKSTVGRALMRLHPAKARITAERMHFGDIDLRNVSEAQMRTVRGKRISMIMQDPKYSLNPVVCVGDQIAEAWLTHHPGRKAEAKVKVMEMLDVVRIRQPERVYSLYPHEISGGQGQRIMIAMMLITDPELVIADEPTSALDVSVRLQVLGLLDDLVASRGLGLIFISHDINLVRSFCDRVLVMYAGRVVESIAAKDLDNAQHPYTQGLINALPEIHHRRPVLPVLQRQASWLHE, from the coding sequence GTGACATCCTCGATCCTCGCAGCGAATAATTCGCCCCTGCTTGACGTGCGCGATCTGCACGTCGATTTTGTCAACGGGCGTACGGTGACCAACGCGGTACGCGGCGTCTCCTTCCAGCTGGGCCGGGAAAAGCTGGCGATTGTCGGCGAGTCCGGCTCCGGTAAATCCACCGTCGGGCGCGCGCTGATGCGTCTGCATCCGGCTAAAGCACGCATTACCGCCGAACGTATGCATTTTGGCGATATCGATCTGCGCAACGTCAGCGAAGCGCAGATGCGCACCGTGCGCGGCAAACGTATTTCGATGATCATGCAGGATCCGAAATACTCCCTCAACCCGGTGGTGTGCGTCGGGGATCAGATCGCCGAAGCCTGGCTGACGCACCATCCGGGGCGCAAAGCCGAGGCGAAAGTGAAAGTGATGGAGATGCTGGATGTGGTACGTATTCGCCAGCCGGAGCGGGTTTACAGCCTTTATCCCCACGAAATCTCCGGCGGTCAGGGGCAGCGCATCATGATCGCCATGATGCTGATCACCGATCCGGAACTGGTGATCGCCGACGAACCCACCTCCGCGCTGGACGTGTCGGTGCGTTTGCAGGTGCTCGGGCTGCTGGACGATCTGGTGGCCTCCCGCGGGCTGGGGCTGATTTTTATCAGCCACGACATCAATCTGGTGCGCAGCTTTTGCGATCGCGTGCTGGTGATGTACGCCGGACGGGTGGTGGAATCCATCGCCGCGAAAGATCTTGATAACGCGCAGCACCCCTACACGCAGGGGTTAATCAACGCGCTGCCGGAAATTCACCATCGCCGCCCGGTGCTGCCGGTTTTGCAGCGCCAGGCCAGCTGGCTTCACGAATAA
- a CDS encoding ABC transporter ATP-binding protein, translated as MIDVRNLSLEFGEGDKRNQVLFDVNFSVQPGEIYGLVGESGSGKTTVLKCLAGLFTHWQGELAINGQKLDHRINQQRCRLVQMVFQDPYGSLHPRHTIGDILEEPLQIHGIPDRDRRINSLLDKVGLNRAFRDRYPHQLSGGQRQRVAIARALILEPQVLLLDEPTSALDVSVQAEILNLLAELHQESKLTYLMVTHDLGVIAHLCQKVAVMQYGKILETLTVDELVSGGAKTDYTQMLVSASQQYSREMAREVAAY; from the coding sequence ATGATCGATGTCAGAAACTTAAGTCTGGAGTTCGGCGAGGGCGACAAGCGCAATCAGGTGCTGTTTGACGTTAATTTCAGCGTGCAGCCGGGGGAGATTTACGGTCTGGTGGGGGAGTCGGGATCCGGAAAAACCACGGTACTGAAATGCCTGGCGGGCCTGTTTACCCACTGGCAGGGAGAGCTGGCGATTAACGGCCAGAAGCTCGATCACCGCATCAATCAGCAGCGCTGTCGGCTGGTGCAGATGGTGTTTCAGGATCCCTACGGTTCGCTGCATCCGCGTCACACCATCGGCGATATTCTGGAAGAGCCGCTGCAAATCCACGGCATTCCTGACCGCGACCGGCGTATTAATTCGCTGCTGGATAAGGTCGGGCTGAACCGCGCGTTTCGCGACCGCTATCCGCATCAGCTGTCCGGCGGCCAGCGCCAGCGCGTGGCCATTGCCAGAGCGCTGATCCTTGAACCGCAGGTGCTGTTGCTGGATGAACCCACCTCGGCGCTGGATGTGTCAGTGCAGGCGGAAATTCTCAATCTGCTGGCGGAGCTGCATCAGGAGTCGAAGCTGACCTATCTGATGGTGACGCACGATCTGGGGGTGATCGCCCATCTGTGCCAGAAGGTGGCGGTGATGCAGTACGGTAAGATCCTCGAAACCCTGACGGTGGACGAGCTGGTGAGCGGCGGGGCGAAAACCGACTACACGCAGATGCTGGTCAGCGCCAGCCAGCAGTACAGCCGGGAGATGGCACGGGAGGTGGCGGCGTATTAA
- the trhP gene encoding prephenate-dependent tRNA uridine(34) hydroxylase TrhP has translation MFKPELLSPAGTLKNMRYAFAYGADAVYAGQPRYSLRVRNNEFNHENLQLGINEAHALGKKFYVVVNIAPHNAKLKTFIRDLTPVVEMGPDALIMSDPGLIMLVREHFPQMDIHLSVQANAVNWATVKFWKSMGLTRVILSRELSLDEIAEIRAQVPDMEIEIFVHGALCMAYSGRCLLSGYINKRDPNQGTCTNACRWEYNVQEGKEDDVGNIVHVHEPIPVKNVEPTLGIGAPTDSVFMIEEAKRPGEYMTAFEDEHGTYIMNSKDLRAIAHVPRLTEMGVHSLKIEGRTKSYYYCARTAQVYRKAIDDAAAGLPFDESLMDTLEGLAHRGYTEGFLRRHTHDDYQNYEYGFSVSERQQFVGEFTGERNGHLAAVQVKNKFSVGDSLELMTPKGNVNFTLEHMENSKGEAMPVAPGDGYTVWLPVPEDMALEYALLMRNFNGENTRAPHGN, from the coding sequence ATGTTTAAACCGGAACTCCTCTCCCCGGCGGGAACGCTGAAGAATATGCGTTACGCCTTTGCCTATGGTGCCGATGCGGTATACGCGGGCCAGCCGCGCTACTCCCTGCGCGTGCGTAATAACGAATTCAACCACGAGAATTTACAGCTGGGCATCAATGAAGCCCATGCCCTTGGTAAAAAATTCTACGTGGTGGTGAATATTGCGCCGCACAACGCGAAGCTGAAAACCTTTATTCGCGATCTGACGCCGGTGGTGGAAATGGGGCCGGACGCGCTGATTATGTCCGATCCGGGGTTAATCATGCTGGTGCGCGAGCACTTCCCGCAGATGGATATTCACCTGTCGGTGCAGGCGAACGCCGTCAACTGGGCGACGGTGAAGTTCTGGAAAAGCATGGGCCTGACGCGGGTGATTTTATCCCGTGAGCTGTCGCTGGATGAAATCGCCGAGATCCGCGCCCAGGTGCCGGATATGGAAATCGAAATCTTTGTCCACGGCGCGCTGTGCATGGCCTACTCCGGGCGTTGCCTGCTGTCGGGCTATATCAACAAACGCGATCCGAATCAGGGCACCTGCACCAACGCCTGCCGCTGGGAATATAACGTCCAGGAAGGCAAAGAGGACGACGTGGGTAATATCGTGCATGTGCATGAGCCGATCCCGGTGAAAAACGTCGAGCCGACGCTGGGCATCGGCGCGCCGACCGACAGCGTATTTATGATCGAGGAAGCCAAACGTCCGGGGGAATACATGACCGCCTTCGAAGACGAGCACGGCACCTACATCATGAACTCGAAAGATCTGCGGGCGATCGCTCACGTACCGCGCCTGACGGAAATGGGCGTACACTCGCTGAAAATCGAAGGCCGCACCAAATCCTATTACTACTGCGCGCGCACCGCGCAGGTATACCGTAAAGCCATTGATGACGCCGCCGCCGGGCTGCCGTTCGATGAGAGCCTGATGGACACGCTGGAAGGCCTGGCGCACCGCGGCTATACCGAGGGTTTCCTGCGTCGTCATACCCATGATGATTACCAGAATTACGAATACGGTTTTTCCGTTTCCGAGCGCCAGCAGTTTGTCGGGGAATTTACCGGCGAGCGCAACGGCCATCTTGCCGCCGTACAGGTGAAAAACAAATTCAGCGTCGGCGACAGCCTGGAATTGATGACGCCGAAAGGGAACGTCAATTTCACGCTGGAGCATATGGAAAACAGCAAAGGCGAAGCCATGCCGGTGGCGCCAGGCGACGGCTATACCGTCTGGCTGCCGGTGCCGGAAGATATGGCGCTGGAGTATGCGCTCCTGATGCGTAATTTCAACGGCGAAAACACCCGCGCGCCGCACGGTAATTAG
- the baeS gene encoding two-component system sensor histidine kinase BaeS, giving the protein MKLWRPGITGKLFLAIFATCIVLLISMHWAVRVSFERGFIDYIKNGNEQRLQMLSDALGEQYQLHGDWRFLRNNDRFVFQILRSFEHDDDDDRPGPGMPPHGWRTQFWVVDQDRHVLVGPRSPVPREGTRRAIVVNGANVGWVVASPVERLTRNTDINFDRQQRRTSWLIVGLATLLAALATFLLARGLLAPVKRLVEGTHKLAAGDFSTRVTPTSPDELGKLANDFNQLASTLEKNQQMRRDFMADISHELRTPLAVLRGELEAIQDGVRQFTPESVASLQAEVGTLTKLVNDLHQLSMSDEGALAYQKAPVDVITLLEMAAGVFRERFASRQLSLNASLTESATVFGDRDRLMQLFNNLLENSLRYTDAGGQLLISARTRGNAVLLTFADSGPGVTDEQLARLFERFYRTEGSRNRTSGGSGLGLAICVNIVEAHGGALHAAHSPFGGVSITVELPLERDKTRDV; this is encoded by the coding sequence ATGAAACTGTGGCGGCCGGGTATTACCGGCAAACTGTTCCTCGCGATTTTCGCCACCTGTATTGTGCTGCTGATCAGCATGCACTGGGCAGTGCGCGTCAGCTTTGAGCGCGGCTTTATCGACTACATCAAGAACGGCAATGAACAGCGGCTACAGATGCTGAGCGATGCGCTGGGGGAGCAGTATCAGCTGCACGGCGACTGGCGTTTTTTACGAAATAATGACCGTTTTGTGTTCCAGATCCTGCGCTCGTTCGAGCACGATGACGACGATGACCGGCCTGGGCCGGGAATGCCGCCCCACGGCTGGCGCACCCAGTTCTGGGTTGTCGATCAGGACAGACATGTGCTGGTCGGCCCGCGCTCGCCGGTGCCGCGGGAAGGCACGCGCCGGGCGATTGTGGTGAACGGCGCGAACGTCGGCTGGGTGGTGGCCTCGCCGGTTGAACGCCTGACGCGCAATACCGACATTAACTTTGATCGCCAGCAGCGGCGCACCAGCTGGCTGATCGTCGGCCTGGCCACCCTGCTGGCGGCGCTGGCGACCTTTTTACTGGCGCGCGGCCTGCTGGCGCCGGTCAAACGCCTTGTGGAAGGTACACATAAACTCGCCGCCGGGGATTTCTCCACCCGCGTCACCCCCACCAGCCCTGATGAGCTGGGCAAACTGGCGAACGACTTTAACCAGCTCGCCAGCACGCTGGAGAAAAACCAGCAGATGCGGCGGGATTTTATGGCGGATATTTCCCATGAACTGCGCACGCCGCTGGCGGTGCTGCGTGGCGAACTGGAGGCGATCCAGGACGGCGTGCGCCAGTTCACGCCGGAGTCGGTGGCCTCTTTGCAGGCGGAAGTGGGCACCCTGACCAAACTGGTGAACGATCTGCACCAGCTGTCGATGTCCGACGAAGGCGCGCTGGCCTATCAGAAAGCGCCGGTGGACGTCATCACCCTGCTGGAGATGGCCGCGGGTGTGTTCCGTGAACGCTTCGCCAGCCGTCAGTTATCCCTCAACGCCTCGTTAACCGAATCCGCCACCGTGTTTGGTGACCGCGACCGGCTGATGCAGCTGTTTAATAATCTGCTGGAAAACAGCCTGCGTTATACCGACGCGGGCGGGCAGCTGCTGATCAGCGCCCGCACCAGGGGCAACGCGGTGCTGCTGACCTTTGCCGACAGCGGGCCGGGCGTCACCGACGAACAGCTCGCCCGACTGTTTGAACGTTTTTACCGTACCGAAGGCTCCCGCAACCGCACCAGCGGCGGCTCGGGACTGGGGCTGGCGATCTGCGTGAACATCGTCGAAGCCCACGGCGGCGCCCTTCATGCTGCCCATTCGCCTTTTGGTGGGGTAAGCATTACAGTTGAACTACCGCTGGAACGCGACAAAACGAGAGATGTATGA
- the baeR gene encoding two-component system response regulator BaeR → MTELPIDENTPRILIVEDEPKLGQLLIDYLKAAGYAPTLIGHGDQVLPYVRQSPPDLMLLDLMLPGTDGLTLCREIRRFSDLPIVMVTARIEEIDRLLGLEIGADDYICKPYSPREVVARVKTILRRCKPQRELQTLDAQSPLVIDEGRFQASWHGKMLDLTPAEFRLLKTLSGEPGKVFSREQLLNHLYDDYRVVTDRTIDSHIKNLRRKLEALDEAQSFIRAVYGVGYRWEADMCRVA, encoded by the coding sequence ATGACTGAGTTACCGATAGACGAAAACACCCCACGCATTCTGATTGTCGAAGACGAGCCGAAGCTCGGCCAGTTGCTGATTGATTACCTTAAAGCTGCGGGCTACGCGCCGACACTGATCGGCCACGGCGACCAGGTGCTGCCTTACGTGCGCCAGTCGCCGCCGGATCTGATGCTGCTGGATCTAATGCTGCCCGGCACCGACGGCCTCACCTTGTGCCGCGAGATCCGCCGCTTTTCCGATCTGCCCATTGTGATGGTCACCGCCCGCATCGAAGAGATCGACCGTCTGCTGGGGCTGGAAATCGGCGCGGATGACTATATCTGCAAACCCTACAGCCCGCGGGAAGTGGTGGCGCGGGTAAAAACCATTCTGCGCCGCTGCAAACCGCAGCGTGAATTACAGACGCTGGATGCGCAAAGCCCGCTGGTCATCGACGAAGGCCGTTTTCAGGCGAGCTGGCACGGCAAAATGCTGGATCTCACCCCGGCAGAATTCCGCCTGCTGAAAACCCTCTCCGGCGAGCCGGGAAAAGTCTTCTCCCGCGAGCAGCTGCTGAACCACCTGTATGACGACTACCGCGTGGTGACAGATCGCACTATCGACAGCCATATTAAAAATCTGCGCCGCAAGCTGGAGGCGCTGGACGAAGCGCAGTCGTTTATCCGCGCGGTGTACGGCGTCGGCTATCGCTGGGAAGCGGATATGTGCCGCGTGGCCTGA
- the mdtC gene encoding multidrug efflux RND transporter permease subunit MdtC — MKFFALFIYRPVATILISLAITLCGILGFRMLPVAPLPQVDYPVIMVSASLPGASPETMASSVATPLERALGRIAGVNEMTSSSSLGSTRIILEFKFDRDINGAARDVQAAINAAQSLLPSGMPSRPTYRKANPSDAPIMILTLTSDTWSQGQLYDFASTQLAQNIAQIEGVGDVDVGGSSLPAVRVGLNPQALFNQGVSLDDVRSAISDANVRRPQGAVEDGTHRWQLQTNDELKTAAEYQPLIVHYNNGAAVRLGDVASVTDSVENVRNAGMTNAKPAILLMIRKLPEANIIQTVDSIRAQLPEMQKSIPAAIDLQIAQDRSPTIRASLEEVEQTLIISVALVILVVFLFLRSGRATLIPAVAVPVSLIGTFAAMYLCGFSLNNLSLMALTIATGFVVDDAIVVLENISRHLEAGMKPLQAALQGTREVGFTVLSMSLSLVAVFLPLLLMDGLPGRLLREFAVTLSVAIGISLAVSLTLTPMMCGWLLKSAKPRSRPRERGFGRLLVAMQQGYGRSLKWVLRHTRLVGAVLLGTIVLNVWLYISIPKTFFPEQDTGVLMGGIQADQSISFQAMRGKLEDFMKIIRDDPAVDNVTGFTGGSRVNSGMMFITLKSRDERHESAQQIIDRLRVKLAKEPGANLFLMAVQDIRVGGRQSNASYQYALLSDDLSALREWEPKIRKALAALPQLADVNSDQQDNGAEMNLIYDRETMSRLGISVQAANSLLNNAFGQRQVSTIYQPLNQYKVVMEVDPRYTQDISALDKMFVINNDGKAIPLSYFAKWQPANAPLSVNHQGLSAASTIAFNLPTGVSLSEASDAINRAMTQLGVPSSVRGSFAGTAQVFQDTMSSQVILILAAIATVYIVLGVLYESYIHPLTILSTLPSAGVGALLALELFGAPFSLIALIGIMLLIGIVKKNAIMMVDFALEAQRNGNMTPDEAIFQACLLRFRPIMMTTLAALFGALPLVISAGDGSELRQPLGITIVGGLVMSQLLTLYTTPVVYLFFDRLRLRFTRKNQQLISE; from the coding sequence GTGAAGTTTTTCGCCCTCTTCATTTATCGTCCGGTGGCCACCATTCTGATTTCGCTGGCCATCACCCTGTGCGGCATTCTCGGTTTCCGTATGCTGCCGGTCGCGCCGCTGCCGCAGGTGGATTATCCGGTGATCATGGTCAGCGCCTCGCTGCCGGGCGCGTCGCCGGAAACCATGGCGTCGTCGGTGGCGACGCCGCTGGAGCGGGCGCTGGGCCGCATTGCCGGGGTCAACGAGATGACCTCCTCCAGTTCGCTGGGCAGCACGCGCATCATTCTGGAATTCAAATTTGACCGCGACATCAACGGCGCGGCGCGGGATGTGCAGGCGGCGATCAACGCCGCGCAGAGTCTGCTGCCGAGCGGAATGCCAAGCCGTCCCACCTACCGCAAAGCCAACCCGTCCGACGCGCCTATCATGATCCTGACGCTGACCTCGGACACCTGGTCGCAGGGGCAGCTTTACGATTTCGCCTCCACCCAGCTGGCGCAGAATATTGCGCAGATCGAAGGCGTGGGGGATGTCGACGTCGGCGGCAGCTCGCTGCCCGCGGTGCGCGTCGGCCTCAATCCGCAGGCGCTGTTTAATCAGGGCGTATCGCTGGATGATGTGCGCAGCGCCATCAGCGATGCCAACGTACGCCGTCCGCAGGGGGCAGTGGAAGACGGCACCCACCGCTGGCAGTTGCAGACCAACGATGAGCTGAAAACGGCGGCGGAATACCAGCCGCTGATCGTCCATTACAACAATGGCGCGGCGGTACGGCTCGGCGATGTCGCCAGCGTCACCGACTCGGTGGAGAACGTGCGCAACGCCGGGATGACCAACGCCAAACCGGCGATTTTGCTGATGATCCGCAAGCTGCCGGAAGCCAATATTATCCAGACCGTCGACAGCATCCGCGCGCAGCTGCCGGAGATGCAGAAAAGCATTCCCGCCGCCATTGATTTACAGATCGCCCAGGATCGCTCGCCGACCATTCGCGCCTCGCTGGAGGAAGTGGAACAGACGCTGATTATCTCCGTGGCGCTGGTGATCCTCGTGGTGTTCCTGTTCCTGCGATCCGGTCGCGCAACGCTGATCCCGGCGGTGGCGGTGCCGGTATCGCTGATCGGTACCTTCGCCGCCATGTATCTGTGCGGATTCAGCCTTAACAACCTGTCGCTGATGGCGCTGACCATCGCCACCGGTTTTGTGGTGGATGACGCCATTGTGGTGCTGGAAAATATCTCCCGCCATCTGGAAGCGGGCATGAAGCCGTTGCAGGCAGCGCTTCAGGGCACGCGGGAAGTGGGCTTTACCGTGCTCTCGATGAGCCTGTCGCTGGTGGCGGTGTTCCTGCCGCTGCTGCTGATGGACGGGCTGCCGGGCCGTCTGCTGCGCGAGTTCGCCGTGACGCTGTCGGTGGCGATCGGGATTTCGCTGGCGGTATCGCTGACCCTGACGCCGATGATGTGCGGCTGGTTGCTGAAAAGCGCGAAACCGCGCAGCCGCCCGCGCGAGCGGGGTTTTGGTCGCCTGCTGGTAGCCATGCAGCAGGGTTATGGCCGTTCGCTGAAATGGGTGCTCAGGCACACCCGGCTGGTGGGCGCGGTGCTGCTCGGCACTATCGTGCTCAACGTCTGGCTCTATATCTCGATCCCGAAAACCTTCTTCCCGGAGCAGGATACCGGCGTGCTGATGGGCGGCATTCAGGCGGACCAGAGCATTTCCTTCCAGGCAATGCGCGGCAAGCTGGAGGATTTCATGAAGATCATCCGTGACGATCCGGCGGTGGATAACGTCACCGGCTTTACCGGCGGTTCGCGGGTGAACAGCGGCATGATGTTTATCACCCTCAAATCCCGCGATGAGCGCCATGAAAGCGCCCAGCAGATCATCGACCGTTTGCGCGTGAAGCTGGCGAAAGAGCCGGGAGCGAATCTGTTTTTGATGGCGGTGCAGGATATTCGCGTCGGCGGACGCCAGTCCAACGCCAGCTATCAGTACGCCCTGCTGTCGGATGATTTAAGCGCCCTGCGCGAGTGGGAGCCGAAGATCCGTAAAGCGCTGGCGGCGCTGCCGCAGCTGGCGGACGTGAATTCGGATCAGCAGGACAACGGCGCGGAAATGAATCTGATCTACGATCGCGAAACCATGTCACGCCTCGGCATCAGCGTGCAGGCCGCCAACAGCCTGCTGAATAACGCCTTCGGCCAGCGGCAGGTCTCCACCATTTATCAGCCGCTGAACCAGTATAAAGTGGTGATGGAAGTCGATCCCCGCTACACCCAGGACATCAGCGCGCTGGATAAAATGTTTGTGATTAACAACGACGGCAAAGCCATTCCGCTGTCCTATTTTGCGAAATGGCAGCCCGCCAATGCGCCGCTGTCGGTGAACCATCAGGGACTGTCGGCGGCGTCAACCATCGCCTTTAACCTGCCCACCGGCGTGTCGCTGTCGGAAGCGAGCGACGCCATTAATCGCGCCATGACGCAGCTCGGCGTGCCCTCCTCGGTGCGCGGCAGTTTTGCGGGAACGGCGCAGGTGTTCCAGGACACCATGAGCTCGCAGGTGATCCTGATCCTTGCGGCCATTGCCACCGTGTATATCGTGCTGGGGGTGCTGTATGAGAGCTATATTCATCCGCTGACGATTTTGTCGACGCTGCCGTCCGCTGGCGTCGGGGCGCTGCTGGCGCTGGAGCTGTTCGGCGCGCCCTTCAGCCTGATCGCGCTGATTGGCATTATGCTGCTGATTGGTATCGTGAAGAAAAACGCCATCATGATGGTGGATTTCGCCCTTGAGGCGCAACGTAATGGCAATATGACGCCGGACGAAGCCATTTTCCAGGCCTGTCTGCTGCGTTTTCGGCCGATCATGATGACCACCCTGGCGGCGCTGTTTGGCGCGCTGCCGCTGGTGATCTCCGCCGGGGATGGTTCGGAACTGCGCCAGCCGCTGGGCATCACCATCGTCGGCGGGCTGGTGATGAGCCAGCTGCTGACGCTGTACACCACACCGGTGGTGTATCTGTTCTTTGATCGTCTGCGGCTGCGCTTTACGCGTAAAAACCAACAGCTGATAAGTGAGTAA
- the yegS gene encoding lipid kinase YegS — translation MSTYTSSLMILNGKNAGDETLREAITLLRDEGIDIQVRVTWEKGDAERYVREAVQLGVATVIAGGGDGTINEVATALYKNGGENAPALGILPLGTANDFATSTAIPESLDKALQLAIIGKAVAVDLAQVNDDTCFINMATGGFGTRITTETPEKLKAALGGVSYLIHGLMRMDTLKPDRCEIKGDNFQWQGDALVIGIGNGRQAGGGQQLCPDALINDGLLHLRIFTGEELLPALFTTLTQPEDSPNIIDGKSAWFEVTAPHDITFNLDGEPLSGQRFRIEVLPGALKCRLPPDCPLLR, via the coding sequence ATGAGCACCTATACATCCAGTTTGATGATTTTGAATGGCAAAAACGCCGGTGACGAGACGCTGCGCGAAGCCATCACCTTACTGCGCGATGAAGGCATCGATATTCAGGTCAGAGTGACCTGGGAAAAAGGCGATGCGGAGCGCTATGTGCGGGAGGCGGTGCAGCTTGGCGTGGCGACGGTGATCGCCGGCGGCGGCGATGGCACCATCAACGAAGTGGCGACGGCGCTGTATAAAAACGGCGGCGAAAACGCCCCGGCGCTGGGTATTCTGCCGCTGGGCACAGCAAACGATTTCGCCACCAGCACCGCGATCCCCGAGTCGCTGGACAAAGCGTTGCAGCTGGCGATTATCGGCAAGGCGGTAGCGGTGGATCTGGCGCAGGTCAATGATGACACCTGTTTTATCAATATGGCGACCGGCGGCTTCGGTACGCGGATCACCACCGAAACGCCGGAAAAACTGAAGGCCGCCCTCGGCGGCGTCTCTTATCTGATCCACGGTCTGATGCGCATGGATACGCTGAAGCCGGACCGCTGCGAGATCAAAGGCGATAACTTTCAGTGGCAGGGCGATGCGCTGGTGATCGGCATCGGCAATGGCCGTCAGGCGGGCGGCGGGCAACAGCTCTGCCCGGACGCGCTGATTAACGATGGCCTGCTGCATCTGCGCATTTTTACCGGCGAGGAACTGCTGCCGGCGCTCTTCACCACCCTCACCCAGCCGGAAGACAGTCCGAATATTATCGACGGTAAATCGGCGTGGTTTGAAGTGACCGCCCCGCACGATATTACCTTTAACCTCGACGGCGAGCCGCTCAGCGGGCAGCGTTTCCGCATTGAAGTATTGCCCGGCGCACTGAAGTGCCGTTTGCCGCCGGATTGCCCGTTATTACGTTAA